A stretch of DNA from Maridesulfovibrio sp.:
CAGGGAAGTCCGCTCACGATCTTCGGCCTCAATGCAGAGATTTTCCCAGTATTCGGGATTGAATCCCGGAATCTTCATGAAAGCGAATTCCTCACGCATAAGCCCCGGAGCGCCGTTCAGCGCGATGAGAGCAGCTTCTATGGCCAATGTACCGCTTCCGCACATGGGTGATATGAAATTGCCCTGCCCGTGCCAGCCGGATGCGCGGATCAAAGTGGCGGCAAGAGTCTCCTGAAGCGGTGCCTTGTGGGGCAGCTTACGATACCCTCTGCGGGAAAGGGGAATACCGGACGTATCAAGATAGACCGTGCATTCGTCATCACGCCAGTGCAGAAAAACAATCGTACCGGACATATCCGGCCCGGATGAAGGCCGACGCCCGCTTTTTTCCCGAATGCGGTCTACAATGGCATCCTTGACCCTGACATTGGCAAACCGGGAATCGTTGACTGTTTCCGTTCTAACCGAAGAAGTCACGGTAAGGTATCCGTCCGGCTCGATTATGCGCTCCCAGACCATCTCTCTGACCTGTTCATACAATTGGTCAGGCGTTGCCGCGGTAAAACGCTTGAGCTGATACAGAATCCGATGCCCGCAACGTACCCAGAGGTTGAGACGCATGCAGTCGTTGAGCGAGCCCTTTATCTCCACACCGGCCGGGAGCTCGGCCCTTACTTTGAATCCAAGACGGCCTATTTCATCGGCAAGATAAGGGGTGAAACCTTTGGGGCAGGTTGCAAGCACAACACTTTTACGTTCAAAATCAAGCATATATACCTCTTAAACAATTTGGCTGGAAGCGTGAAATATCTCTAAAACACGAGCTCAATGAGCTTAGTTCTTTTACAATTCAATTTCGCCGCAGGCATAATCCGACACTACATGGTTCGGCCGCATAAAAAAAGGCCCTGCCGCAAGAGAGCAGAGCCTTATAAACTCCATGCCGAGAAACCTCAACCCTTACTCTTTCAAAAGAGACTTCATTGCGTCATAATCAGCGAGGACCTGTTCATCCTTCTGCGGACATACCATATTCACAACAAATATAGTCAGGAAGTTGGCCGCAAAACCGGGTACTATTTCGTACATCTCCGCTCCGAGTCCGGCATCCTTCCAGAAAATAAGAACCAGAGTTCCGACCACCATACCGCCAAGGGCGGAAAGCCATGTCGTTCTGCGGCTGAACAGAGCAAAAAGAACCACGGGACCGAACGCAGCGCCGAACCCGCCCCAGGCATAGGCCACCAGTCCAAGAATGGTATTCCCCGGAGTGAGGGCCATGCTCATGGCGATGATTGAAATGACCAACACACAAAGTCTTCCGACAAGCACCAGTTCCTTGTCGGAAGCTTCACGCCGCAGGATTTTTTTATAGAAATCCTCGGTAAGGGCCGAAGAAGAGACCAGAAGCTGAGAATCGATAGTGGACATTATCGCTGAAAGGATGGCCGCAAGGAGCACACCGCCGATCCAGGGATTAAAAAGAATTCCGATCATGTAAATGAAGACCTTTTCCTGATCCCCACCCTTGAGACCGTCAAACATGGGTATGGCCACCATCCCGGTGATCACCGCCCCGGCGAGAGAAATGATTACCCAGACAAGCGCCACTACAGTTGCCTTGGGCAGCTCCCGGACGGAACGGATGCCCATGAACCGGGTAAGAATATGCGGCTGACCGAAATATCCCAGCCCCCAGGCCATGGTGGAAATTATTGCAAGTCCGGACAGGGCCTGCCCGGTCCCGCTATGAAACAGGCTGGTTGAAATATGTTTCGCGATCATCCCTGATTCCACAGCGGAAATTCCTCCGCAATGAACGGTTGCCAGGCCCGGCACCAGGACAATGGCGAAGAACATGAGCGCTCCCTGGAAGAAATCAGTCCAGCAGACGGCCATAAAACCGCCGAGAAAAGTATAGGCAACAATAACTACTGCCCCGGATATTACTGCCACGCTGTAATCGATGTTGAACATGGACTCGAAGAGTTTTCCGGCGGCAACCAGTCCCGAAGATGAATATATGGTGAAAAAGATGAGTATGATTACAGCGGAACCGACCCGTAACAGGCTTGTGGGGTCGTTGAACCTCTTTTCGAAAAAGGACGAGATGGTCAGGGTCCCGGTAAGCTGTGTGTAGACCCGCAGGCGGGAGGAAACAAAAATCCAGTTCAACGCGGTCCCCAGGAACAATCCGATGGCAATCCATGCCGACGGCAGTCCGTTAAGATAGACCGCACCGGGAAGCCCCATCAGCAGCCAGCCGGACATATCGCTTGCCTGTGCGGAAAGAGCGGTAACCCAGCCACCGAGCCCTCTTCCTCCAAGAATATATCCCTCAATATCCGTAGTGCGTTTGTAAAAATACCAGCCCACGGCAAGCAGAAAAACAAGATATACGGCAAAAGTAATCAAAGTTTCGATCTGAATCACAATAAATCCTTTTTGCAAAAGTAAACAACTCGTCAATTCCCCAAACAGTAAAAAAACGGAGTAGCATTTAACCACACAGACACTTTTGCACAAGAAATTTATTTTCAGCGTATATCATACGAAATACATACACCATAAAACAGAATGTTCGAAAACGCGCCGCACAAACAAAATAATCAGCTTACATATCTCATCATAAGAAACATGAACCAATTCTGCATGATTTCCGGCGAACAGACCAGAGAAGTGGATTGAGCAGTACAAACTGTTCTAAAGGCTTGAACGGAGTTGACAGCAGGACGCGGATATATTCAGACTGAACGGCATAAGACTGCCGAAACGGATTACACTAAAGGAGAACCGGATGCTGCCACTTATTCTTGCGGGAATGACACTTCTCGCCATCATAGGAATTTCAATTTACGCCCGTAGAAAGGGTCAGAGCGGATTCGGGGTTTTCTTTCTGCTCTACAGCGTAATTTCAATAATCGTGCACTTTGTGACTGCCGATGCCGCAACCAGATACGATTTTATGAAAATACTTCCGCAGATAGGAGTAATAATATCTTCCGGCGGGGCCATATTCGCCCAATCGAAAGGGAAAAATAAAATTGTCTACGCACTGCCGGGACTGTTTATACT
This window harbors:
- a CDS encoding THUMP domain-containing protein — translated: MLDFERKSVVLATCPKGFTPYLADEIGRLGFKVRAELPAGVEIKGSLNDCMRLNLWVRCGHRILYQLKRFTAATPDQLYEQVREMVWERIIEPDGYLTVTSSVRTETVNDSRFANVRVKDAIVDRIREKSGRRPSSGPDMSGTIVFLHWRDDECTVYLDTSGIPLSRRGYRKLPHKAPLQETLAATLIRASGWHGQGNFISPMCGSGTLAIEAALIALNGAPGLMREEFAFMKIPGFNPEYWENLCIEAEDRERTSLKGQIIATDIDSEAVEAARKNARAAGVEHHIRFDVCDFRDTDIPDGGGIVMMNPEYGERLGNVTKLEKIYAGIGDFLKNKCQGYRGYIFTGNLDLAKFIGLRASRRLVFFNAKIECRLLEYEIFKGSARGRG
- the putP gene encoding sodium/proline symporter PutP, with the protein product MIQIETLITFAVYLVFLLAVGWYFYKRTTDIEGYILGGRGLGGWVTALSAQASDMSGWLLMGLPGAVYLNGLPSAWIAIGLFLGTALNWIFVSSRLRVYTQLTGTLTISSFFEKRFNDPTSLLRVGSAVIILIFFTIYSSSGLVAAGKLFESMFNIDYSVAVISGAVVIVAYTFLGGFMAVCWTDFFQGALMFFAIVLVPGLATVHCGGISAVESGMIAKHISTSLFHSGTGQALSGLAIISTMAWGLGYFGQPHILTRFMGIRSVRELPKATVVALVWVIISLAGAVITGMVAIPMFDGLKGGDQEKVFIYMIGILFNPWIGGVLLAAILSAIMSTIDSQLLVSSSALTEDFYKKILRREASDKELVLVGRLCVLVISIIAMSMALTPGNTILGLVAYAWGGFGAAFGPVVLFALFSRRTTWLSALGGMVVGTLVLIFWKDAGLGAEMYEIVPGFAANFLTIFVVNMVCPQKDEQVLADYDAMKSLLKE